A genome region from Drosophila simulans strain w501 chromosome 2R, Prin_Dsim_3.1, whole genome shotgun sequence includes the following:
- the LOC6733176 gene encoding zwei Ig domain protein zig-8 isoform X2, producing the protein MPMVPPRLLLRLRRPLHLMELRILLLCLPTLLLATTLEPDQKSILTDNDWKKLWMRGGINGDSKLDNNLDSSDSPMFEDSEMAHNTTVQLGGTAFLVCKVSGVDRVGVNWNQISWIRRRDWHILSSGAQLYTNDERFAILHTPGSNMWTLQIKFVQRRDHGMYECQVSTPTGIISHFVNLQVVVPEAFILGSGELHVDMGSTINLVCIIEKSPTPPQYVYWQKNDRLINYVDSRRDITIETTPGPRTQSRLIIREPQVTDSGNYTCSASNTEPASIYVFVSKGDNMAAISRRKTSSADRLTHIFRSMLAPCLLLNTVVVRHIFLT; encoded by the exons ATGCCAATGGTGCCGCcacggctgctgctgcgtctgcgGCGGCCCCTGCACCTGATGGAACTGCGCATCCTGCTGCTCTGCCTGCCGacgctgctcctggccaccaCCCTCGAGCCAG ATCAAAAGTCAATACTCACAGATAACGATTGGAAGAAGCTATGGATGCGCGGCGGTATAAATGGCGACTCAAAATTGGATAATAATCTCGACTCGAGCGACAGTCCAATGTTTGAAGACAGTGAG ATGGCGCACAACACCACAGTCCAGCTGGGCGGCACCGCCTTCCTGGTCTGCAAGGTCTCCGGTGTGGACAGAGTGGGTGTAAattgg AACCAAATATCTTGGATCCGCCGCCGGGACTGGCACATCCTGTCGTCGGGGGCCCAGCTCTACACCAACGACGAGCGATTCGCCATACTGCACACGCCCGGCTCCAACATGTGGACGCTGCAGATAAAGTTTGTGCAGCGCCGGGATCACGGCATGTACGAGTGCCAG GTCTCGACACCGACTGGCATCATTTCCCACTTTGTGAATCTTCAAGTGGTTGTTCCAGAGGCATTCATCCTGGGCTCCGGCGAGCTGCATGTCGACATGGGCTCAACAATCAATTTAGTTTGCATTATTGAAAAG AGTCCTACACCACCGCAGTACGTGTACTGGCAAAAGAACGATCGCCTGATCAACTACGTCGACTCCCGGCGCGACATAACCATTGAGACGACCCCGGGACCCCGCACTCAGAGCCGTCTGATCATCCGGGAACCGCAGGTCACGGACTCCGGCAACTACACCTGCTCGGCCAGCAACACGGAGCCGGCGAGCATCTACGTCTTCGTTTCGAAAG GCGACAATATGGCGGCAATCTCGCGGCGGAAGACCTCCTCGGCCGATCGCCTGACGCACATATTTAGGTCGATGCTGGCGCCCTGTCTCCTGCTGAACACGGTTGTTGTGAG ACATATCTTCCTGACCTAA
- the LOC6733176 gene encoding zwei Ig domain protein zig-8 isoform X4 yields the protein MPMVPPRLLLRLRRPLHLMELRILLLCLPTLLLATTLEPDQKSILTDNDWKKLWMRGGINGDSKLDNNLDSSDSPMFEDSEMAHNTTVQLGGTAFLVCKVSGVDRVGNQISWIRRRDWHILSSGAQLYTNDERFAILHTPGSNMWTLQIKFVQRRDHGMYECQVSTPTGIISHFVNLQVVVPEAFILGSGELHVDMGSTINLVCIIEKSPTPPQYVYWQKNDRLINYVDSRRDITIETTPGPRTQSRLIIREPQVTDSGNYTCSASNTEPASIYVFVSKGDNMAAISRRKTSSADRLTHIFRSMLAPCLLLNTVVVRHIFLT from the exons ATGCCAATGGTGCCGCcacggctgctgctgcgtctgcgGCGGCCCCTGCACCTGATGGAACTGCGCATCCTGCTGCTCTGCCTGCCGacgctgctcctggccaccaCCCTCGAGCCAG ATCAAAAGTCAATACTCACAGATAACGATTGGAAGAAGCTATGGATGCGCGGCGGTATAAATGGCGACTCAAAATTGGATAATAATCTCGACTCGAGCGACAGTCCAATGTTTGAAGACAGTGAG ATGGCGCACAACACCACAGTCCAGCTGGGCGGCACCGCCTTCCTGGTCTGCAAGGTCTCCGGTGTGGACAGAGTGGGT AACCAAATATCTTGGATCCGCCGCCGGGACTGGCACATCCTGTCGTCGGGGGCCCAGCTCTACACCAACGACGAGCGATTCGCCATACTGCACACGCCCGGCTCCAACATGTGGACGCTGCAGATAAAGTTTGTGCAGCGCCGGGATCACGGCATGTACGAGTGCCAG GTCTCGACACCGACTGGCATCATTTCCCACTTTGTGAATCTTCAAGTGGTTGTTCCAGAGGCATTCATCCTGGGCTCCGGCGAGCTGCATGTCGACATGGGCTCAACAATCAATTTAGTTTGCATTATTGAAAAG AGTCCTACACCACCGCAGTACGTGTACTGGCAAAAGAACGATCGCCTGATCAACTACGTCGACTCCCGGCGCGACATAACCATTGAGACGACCCCGGGACCCCGCACTCAGAGCCGTCTGATCATCCGGGAACCGCAGGTCACGGACTCCGGCAACTACACCTGCTCGGCCAGCAACACGGAGCCGGCGAGCATCTACGTCTTCGTTTCGAAAG GCGACAATATGGCGGCAATCTCGCGGCGGAAGACCTCCTCGGCCGATCGCCTGACGCACATATTTAGGTCGATGCTGGCGCCCTGTCTCCTGCTGAACACGGTTGTTGTGAG ACATATCTTCCTGACCTAA
- the LOC6733176 gene encoding zwei Ig domain protein zig-8 isoform X1: MPMVPPRLLLRLRRPLHLMELRILLLCLPTLLLATTLEPDQKSILTDNDWKKLWMRGGINGDSKLDNNLDSSDSPMFEDSELMAHNTTVQLGGTAFLVCKVSGVDRVGVNWNQISWIRRRDWHILSSGAQLYTNDERFAILHTPGSNMWTLQIKFVQRRDHGMYECQVSTPTGIISHFVNLQVVVPEAFILGSGELHVDMGSTINLVCIIEKSPTPPQYVYWQKNDRLINYVDSRRDITIETTPGPRTQSRLIIREPQVTDSGNYTCSASNTEPASIYVFVSKGDNMAAISRRKTSSADRLTHIFRSMLAPCLLLNTVVVRHIFLT; encoded by the exons ATGCCAATGGTGCCGCcacggctgctgctgcgtctgcgGCGGCCCCTGCACCTGATGGAACTGCGCATCCTGCTGCTCTGCCTGCCGacgctgctcctggccaccaCCCTCGAGCCAG ATCAAAAGTCAATACTCACAGATAACGATTGGAAGAAGCTATGGATGCGCGGCGGTATAAATGGCGACTCAAAATTGGATAATAATCTCGACTCGAGCGACAGTCCAATGTTTGAAGACAGTGAG CTGATGGCGCACAACACCACAGTCCAGCTGGGCGGCACCGCCTTCCTGGTCTGCAAGGTCTCCGGTGTGGACAGAGTGGGTGTAAattgg AACCAAATATCTTGGATCCGCCGCCGGGACTGGCACATCCTGTCGTCGGGGGCCCAGCTCTACACCAACGACGAGCGATTCGCCATACTGCACACGCCCGGCTCCAACATGTGGACGCTGCAGATAAAGTTTGTGCAGCGCCGGGATCACGGCATGTACGAGTGCCAG GTCTCGACACCGACTGGCATCATTTCCCACTTTGTGAATCTTCAAGTGGTTGTTCCAGAGGCATTCATCCTGGGCTCCGGCGAGCTGCATGTCGACATGGGCTCAACAATCAATTTAGTTTGCATTATTGAAAAG AGTCCTACACCACCGCAGTACGTGTACTGGCAAAAGAACGATCGCCTGATCAACTACGTCGACTCCCGGCGCGACATAACCATTGAGACGACCCCGGGACCCCGCACTCAGAGCCGTCTGATCATCCGGGAACCGCAGGTCACGGACTCCGGCAACTACACCTGCTCGGCCAGCAACACGGAGCCGGCGAGCATCTACGTCTTCGTTTCGAAAG GCGACAATATGGCGGCAATCTCGCGGCGGAAGACCTCCTCGGCCGATCGCCTGACGCACATATTTAGGTCGATGCTGGCGCCCTGTCTCCTGCTGAACACGGTTGTTGTGAG ACATATCTTCCTGACCTAA
- the LOC6733176 gene encoding zwei Ig domain protein zig-8 isoform X3: protein MPMVPPRLLLRLRRPLHLMELRILLLCLPTLLLATTLEPDQKSILTDNDWKKLWMRGGINGDSKLDNNLDSSDSPMFEDSELMAHNTTVQLGGTAFLVCKVSGVDRVGNQISWIRRRDWHILSSGAQLYTNDERFAILHTPGSNMWTLQIKFVQRRDHGMYECQVSTPTGIISHFVNLQVVVPEAFILGSGELHVDMGSTINLVCIIEKSPTPPQYVYWQKNDRLINYVDSRRDITIETTPGPRTQSRLIIREPQVTDSGNYTCSASNTEPASIYVFVSKGDNMAAISRRKTSSADRLTHIFRSMLAPCLLLNTVVVRHIFLT from the exons ATGCCAATGGTGCCGCcacggctgctgctgcgtctgcgGCGGCCCCTGCACCTGATGGAACTGCGCATCCTGCTGCTCTGCCTGCCGacgctgctcctggccaccaCCCTCGAGCCAG ATCAAAAGTCAATACTCACAGATAACGATTGGAAGAAGCTATGGATGCGCGGCGGTATAAATGGCGACTCAAAATTGGATAATAATCTCGACTCGAGCGACAGTCCAATGTTTGAAGACAGTGAG CTGATGGCGCACAACACCACAGTCCAGCTGGGCGGCACCGCCTTCCTGGTCTGCAAGGTCTCCGGTGTGGACAGAGTGGGT AACCAAATATCTTGGATCCGCCGCCGGGACTGGCACATCCTGTCGTCGGGGGCCCAGCTCTACACCAACGACGAGCGATTCGCCATACTGCACACGCCCGGCTCCAACATGTGGACGCTGCAGATAAAGTTTGTGCAGCGCCGGGATCACGGCATGTACGAGTGCCAG GTCTCGACACCGACTGGCATCATTTCCCACTTTGTGAATCTTCAAGTGGTTGTTCCAGAGGCATTCATCCTGGGCTCCGGCGAGCTGCATGTCGACATGGGCTCAACAATCAATTTAGTTTGCATTATTGAAAAG AGTCCTACACCACCGCAGTACGTGTACTGGCAAAAGAACGATCGCCTGATCAACTACGTCGACTCCCGGCGCGACATAACCATTGAGACGACCCCGGGACCCCGCACTCAGAGCCGTCTGATCATCCGGGAACCGCAGGTCACGGACTCCGGCAACTACACCTGCTCGGCCAGCAACACGGAGCCGGCGAGCATCTACGTCTTCGTTTCGAAAG GCGACAATATGGCGGCAATCTCGCGGCGGAAGACCTCCTCGGCCGATCGCCTGACGCACATATTTAGGTCGATGCTGGCGCCCTGTCTCCTGCTGAACACGGTTGTTGTGAG ACATATCTTCCTGACCTAA
- the LOC6733176 gene encoding hemicentin-2 isoform X6, protein MPMVPPRLLLRLRRPLHLMELRILLLCLPTLLLATTLEPDQKSILTDNDWKKLWMRGGINGDSKLDNNLDSSDSPMFEDSEMAHNTTVQLGGTAFLVCKVSGVDRNQISWIRRRDWHILSSGAQLYTNDERFAILHTPGSNMWTLQIKFVQRRDHGMYECQVSTPTGIISHFVNLQVVVPEAFILGSGELHVDMGSTINLVCIIEKSPTPPQYVYWQKNDRLINYVDSRRDITIETTPGPRTQSRLIIREPQVTDSGNYTCSASNTEPASIYVFVSKGDNMAAISRRKTSSADRLTHIFRSMLAPCLLLNTVVVRHIFLT, encoded by the exons ATGCCAATGGTGCCGCcacggctgctgctgcgtctgcgGCGGCCCCTGCACCTGATGGAACTGCGCATCCTGCTGCTCTGCCTGCCGacgctgctcctggccaccaCCCTCGAGCCAG ATCAAAAGTCAATACTCACAGATAACGATTGGAAGAAGCTATGGATGCGCGGCGGTATAAATGGCGACTCAAAATTGGATAATAATCTCGACTCGAGCGACAGTCCAATGTTTGAAGACAGTGAG ATGGCGCACAACACCACAGTCCAGCTGGGCGGCACCGCCTTCCTGGTCTGCAAGGTCTCCGGTGTGGACAGA AACCAAATATCTTGGATCCGCCGCCGGGACTGGCACATCCTGTCGTCGGGGGCCCAGCTCTACACCAACGACGAGCGATTCGCCATACTGCACACGCCCGGCTCCAACATGTGGACGCTGCAGATAAAGTTTGTGCAGCGCCGGGATCACGGCATGTACGAGTGCCAG GTCTCGACACCGACTGGCATCATTTCCCACTTTGTGAATCTTCAAGTGGTTGTTCCAGAGGCATTCATCCTGGGCTCCGGCGAGCTGCATGTCGACATGGGCTCAACAATCAATTTAGTTTGCATTATTGAAAAG AGTCCTACACCACCGCAGTACGTGTACTGGCAAAAGAACGATCGCCTGATCAACTACGTCGACTCCCGGCGCGACATAACCATTGAGACGACCCCGGGACCCCGCACTCAGAGCCGTCTGATCATCCGGGAACCGCAGGTCACGGACTCCGGCAACTACACCTGCTCGGCCAGCAACACGGAGCCGGCGAGCATCTACGTCTTCGTTTCGAAAG GCGACAATATGGCGGCAATCTCGCGGCGGAAGACCTCCTCGGCCGATCGCCTGACGCACATATTTAGGTCGATGCTGGCGCCCTGTCTCCTGCTGAACACGGTTGTTGTGAG ACATATCTTCCTGACCTAA
- the LOC6733176 gene encoding hemicentin-2 isoform X5, translating into MPMVPPRLLLRLRRPLHLMELRILLLCLPTLLLATTLEPDQKSILTDNDWKKLWMRGGINGDSKLDNNLDSSDSPMFEDSELMAHNTTVQLGGTAFLVCKVSGVDRNQISWIRRRDWHILSSGAQLYTNDERFAILHTPGSNMWTLQIKFVQRRDHGMYECQVSTPTGIISHFVNLQVVVPEAFILGSGELHVDMGSTINLVCIIEKSPTPPQYVYWQKNDRLINYVDSRRDITIETTPGPRTQSRLIIREPQVTDSGNYTCSASNTEPASIYVFVSKGDNMAAISRRKTSSADRLTHIFRSMLAPCLLLNTVVVRHIFLT; encoded by the exons ATGCCAATGGTGCCGCcacggctgctgctgcgtctgcgGCGGCCCCTGCACCTGATGGAACTGCGCATCCTGCTGCTCTGCCTGCCGacgctgctcctggccaccaCCCTCGAGCCAG ATCAAAAGTCAATACTCACAGATAACGATTGGAAGAAGCTATGGATGCGCGGCGGTATAAATGGCGACTCAAAATTGGATAATAATCTCGACTCGAGCGACAGTCCAATGTTTGAAGACAGTGAG CTGATGGCGCACAACACCACAGTCCAGCTGGGCGGCACCGCCTTCCTGGTCTGCAAGGTCTCCGGTGTGGACAGA AACCAAATATCTTGGATCCGCCGCCGGGACTGGCACATCCTGTCGTCGGGGGCCCAGCTCTACACCAACGACGAGCGATTCGCCATACTGCACACGCCCGGCTCCAACATGTGGACGCTGCAGATAAAGTTTGTGCAGCGCCGGGATCACGGCATGTACGAGTGCCAG GTCTCGACACCGACTGGCATCATTTCCCACTTTGTGAATCTTCAAGTGGTTGTTCCAGAGGCATTCATCCTGGGCTCCGGCGAGCTGCATGTCGACATGGGCTCAACAATCAATTTAGTTTGCATTATTGAAAAG AGTCCTACACCACCGCAGTACGTGTACTGGCAAAAGAACGATCGCCTGATCAACTACGTCGACTCCCGGCGCGACATAACCATTGAGACGACCCCGGGACCCCGCACTCAGAGCCGTCTGATCATCCGGGAACCGCAGGTCACGGACTCCGGCAACTACACCTGCTCGGCCAGCAACACGGAGCCGGCGAGCATCTACGTCTTCGTTTCGAAAG GCGACAATATGGCGGCAATCTCGCGGCGGAAGACCTCCTCGGCCGATCGCCTGACGCACATATTTAGGTCGATGCTGGCGCCCTGTCTCCTGCTGAACACGGTTGTTGTGAG ACATATCTTCCTGACCTAA